The window TGACATCCTGGGAAGAAAATGAGTTTGGAATTAAGTATCGCAGAAGCTGGAAGGGTTATGATTTTGGTATTTTGAATGAGCTTTCGGATGAGGGGCTGATTGGAGGCAGCCATAAATCAAAATCAGTGAGCATTGGTGAAGATGGCATTAAGAAGGCTAAAGAATTGCTTAAGAAGTATGGGTTTGAAGAACTACTTGAAAATAAAGAAGATTAGCAATACTTTGATATAATATAAGTGTACAGGGACAATAGTTATTCGGTGGTGTGTGTTATGCTGGGGTTACCGTACAATAATATAATACTTATAATACTGAAGAGCAGGTAGCCATAATGGATGGAAAACAGATTAAGATTTGGTATTTACGCCATAGCGGGTTTGCAGTAGAAACGCAGGAGCATTTTATTGTGTTTGACTATTCTTCGGATAGTCCTCAAAGGGATGCCAGATGTTTGGATAACGGAGCTGTTTCTTCACATGACCTTGAGGCAAGAAGAAATATATTTGTTTTTGTATCTCACAGCCACAGCGACCACTTTAATCCCGTGATTTATGAATGGATTAAGGCAAATCCAAATATCAAATACATATTAAGTTATGATATACGGGATGATATACAGTTAGTCAATAAGAATGCAGCAAGTGAGCGTCCCAACTTTTATTTTATATTCCCATATCAGGAAATTAAAATAGGAAGTGTTAGAATAAAGACATATGGTTCTACTGACATAGGGGTATCGTTTTTAGTAGAAGTAGACGGGTTTTACATATTCCATGCAGGGGATTTGAACTGCTGGTATTGGTATTATGAGTCAACCCTTGATGAATTGGAGGAAGATCAGGGCAAATTTATAAAGGAAATTGAAAGGATTAAAGGAGAAAAGATTGATATTGCATTCTTTCCGGTTGACCCCAGACTAAAAGAGTATTGCCATATGGGCGGTGAGTATTTTATAAAAGCAATAAAGCCAAAACTATTTATACCCATGCACTTTTGGGATCAATATCCGGTTACAAAGGAATTTGCCGATAAGGTAAAGGATTTACCTGCAAAAGTTATAACCTTATGGCGTAGAGGACAGCAAATTATATATAATAAACCTACATTGTAATTGTATTGGAACTTAAACGCAGAACAAGCCAAAATATTTCCTTTGAATTTCCAAACTTGATTTGCATCATAAAATTTGCAATCGTAGAATTTACATCATAGAATTTAAATTGTATAATTTATATTGCATTATATAATTTGTATTAAAATATATAAGCAATATTAAAAACATAAAGCATATTGTTCTTTTATATTATTTATATATTATTCTTTAGAAAAAGTGAGAAAGATAAGAAAGGGGTAAAGGACGATGAAGTTTTCAATTGCTCATACCAATTTTAATGTTACGGACCTGGAAAAAAGCGTGGCTTTCTACAAGGAAGCCCTGGGATTAAAGGAAATTAGAAGGAAAGAAGCATCTGACGGAAGTTTTATATTGGTGTTCATGGGTGACGAAACTACCGAGCATCAGATAGAGCTTACCTGGCTCAGGGATCGAAAAGAGCCATATGACCTGTCTGATAATGAAATACACTTAGCCCTTGTTGTTGATGACTTCAATGCCGCTTATGAACATCACAAGAATATGGGCTGCATATGTTTTGAAAACAAGTCTATGGGGATTTACTTTATTGAAGACCCTGACGGGTATTGGGTTGAAATTATTCCTCAAAGGAAGTAATAGGGTACAAAGGATAGAGTTAACCGGATTATGAAAAACCTAATTGGAGCTTGAATATGGATGATCCGTACAAAAGAGCCAAAAGGGAATCTA of the Bacillota bacterium genome contains:
- a CDS encoding transposase, which encodes TSWEENEFGIKYRRSWKGYDFGILNELSDEGLIGGSHKSKSVSIGEDGIKKAKELLKKYGFEELLENKED
- a CDS encoding VOC family protein; this translates as MKFSIAHTNFNVTDLEKSVAFYKEALGLKEIRRKEASDGSFILVFMGDETTEHQIELTWLRDRKEPYDLSDNEIHLALVVDDFNAAYEHHKNMGCICFENKSMGIYFIEDPDGYWVEIIPQRK
- a CDS encoding MBL fold metallo-hydrolase, translated to MDGKQIKIWYLRHSGFAVETQEHFIVFDYSSDSPQRDARCLDNGAVSSHDLEARRNIFVFVSHSHSDHFNPVIYEWIKANPNIKYILSYDIRDDIQLVNKNAASERPNFYFIFPYQEIKIGSVRIKTYGSTDIGVSFLVEVDGFYIFHAGDLNCWYWYYESTLDELEEDQGKFIKEIERIKGEKIDIAFFPVDPRLKEYCHMGGEYFIKAIKPKLFIPMHFWDQYPVTKEFADKVKDLPAKVITLWRRGQQIIYNKPTL